GGGGGGGGGGGGCCCCCCCCCACCATCCTGATCCCGCGTGGGGGGGCGCGCCCCCCCCCCCCCCCCCCAGGCTACCCCGAAATCAAACGCCGCCGCGCGCTCCCGAAAGGCCAGTCCGCCGGTGCCGCGCAGAGCCCCGCCGCCACCGGGTTCGCCTCGATGTATCGCACCGCGGCGGCGAGATGGCCGTCGTCGCGGATGAAGCGATCCCAATAGTCCGGCTGCCAGAAGCGTCCACCGCCCGGCCGGATACGGTGCGCCGTGAACGACTTCCAGGAATGAACCAGGGCGGGAACCGGGTGACCCGGCAGCGTCTCGATCAGGACGTGGACATGGTTCGGCATCACGGCCCAGGCGAGCAGGCGGCATCGCACGCCGTCGAAATGCAGCAGCGCATCCTCGACGGTCCGCGCCGCCGCAGGCGCCCGCAGCGCACAGCCGCCCTGGCCGGTGTCGAGTACGGTTTCAACCGCCCGACGATGCGCGGCGTCGGACATGAGAGTCGGCCGCGGTGTCAAAAACGGGAGACTGTCGGCGAGCCGAAATGTGATCGCCTGGACGAGGCCGGGACTGTCGAGATGCGGCAGATACCCGCGCGAATGCCATCCCCTGGGGTCGCGGGCAGCTCCCCCGCCATCCCTGCGCATCCCTGATCCTCCCAGACGAACGGCGGCCGGGACGGCCGCGCCCCCGGAATTATGATCGAATGCGCGCCAGATTGCCCACACCGGAACCGCCCCCCTGGGGGCGCGGGCGTCTCGCCCGCAT
Above is a genomic segment from Constrictibacter sp. MBR-5 containing:
- a CDS encoding transposase; translation: MSDAAHRRAVETVLDTGQGGCALRAPAAARTVEDALLHFDGVRCRLLAWAVMPNHVHVLIETLPGHPVPALVHSWKSFTAHRIRPGGGRFWQPDYWDRFIRDDGHLAAAVRYIEANPVAAGLCAAPADWPFGSARRRLISG